A region of Paralichthys olivaceus isolate ysfri-2021 chromosome 24, ASM2471397v2, whole genome shotgun sequence DNA encodes the following proteins:
- the gpr180 gene encoding integral membrane protein GPR180, with product MAGVLCALAAAVLLGAGVRGKTVTGLLRSDAAREARGQFISSFMYQGDSGLLVCRLDNSALATEKESRLLLYQDMDSDLDNLSCSERLARAHFTILLNQEEHNQTIPRQSSPTAWQAVYADRYTCQEGAVIPSHPDLSFTVLLLNADSAGNPLEHFSAEEAGLHSFYFLLLLAYFIACCIYIKPLHQALRKGGPMHTVFKVLITALALQGCSALCNYIHLARYSRDGIGIPLMGSLAEFWDMVSQVSMLYMLLSLCMGWTLSRGRKPQSRPLQWEHSPASTAVAVGGVITQGVLLLWELYSESEREHHSYHAGQSLAGILLIVLRVGLAVLLASVLYQIISTERSTLKRDFYLSFAKGCFLWFLCHPVLVLTSVIFNKHQREKVVTIGVILCQSISMVILYQLFLSRSLYWEVSSLSSVSLPLTMSRTNQRGRY from the exons ATGGCGGGGGTGTTGTGTGCGCTCGCGGCCGCGGTGCTGCTCGGCGCGGGGGTTCGCGGGAAAACCGTGACGGGACTTCTGAGGAGCGACGCAGCGCGGGAGGCGCGCGGACAGTTCATCTCTTCATTCATGTACCAAG GCGATAGTGGTCTGTTAGTGTGTCGACTGGACAACTCGGCTCTGGCCACAGAGAAGGAGTCCAGACTGCTGTTGTACCAGGACATGGACTCAGACCTGGACAACCTGAGCTGCAGCGAGCGGCTGGCCCGAGCCCACTTCACCA TTCTTCTCAATCAGGAAGAACACAACCAGACCATCCCTCGACAGTCGTCCCCGACAGCCTGGCAGGCCGTGTACGCTGACAGATACACGTGTCAG GAAGGCGCAGTGATTCCATCTCACCCTGATCTCAGTTTCACCGTGTTGCTGTTGAACGCAGACTCGGCCGGAAATCCTCTGGAGCACTTCAGCGCCGAGGAGGCAG GTCTCCACAGTTTCtacttcctcctgctgctcgcCTACTTCATCGCCTGCTGTATCTACATCAAGCCCCTGCACCAGGCCCTGAGGAAAGGAGGCCCCATGCACACTGTCTTCAAAGTGCTCATCACGGCGCTGGCCTTGCAGGGCTGCTCCGCTCTCTGCAACTACATCCACCTGGCCAG gtatTCTCGAGATGGTATCGGTATTCCTCTGATGGGCAGCCTGGCAGAGT TCTGGGATATGGTGTCCCAGGTGTCCATGCTGTACATGTTGCTGAGCCTGTGTATGGGCTGGACTCTGAGTCGAGGCAGGAAGCCTCAGTCCAGACCTCTGCAGTGGGAACATTCTCCGGCCTCCACGGCTGTCGCTGTCGGTGGAGTCATCACACAG ggagtgctgctgctgtgggagcTATATTCAGAGTCTGAGAGGGAACACCACAGCTACCACGCCGGGCAGAGTCTGGCAGGCATCCTCCTCATCGTGCTGAGGGTGGGCTTGGCCGTGCTCTTGGCCTCTGTCCTCTACCAGATCATCTCCACCGAGAGGAGCACCCTGAAGAGAGACTTCTACCTCAGCTTCGCCAAG GGATGCTTCCTGTGGTTCCTCTGTCACCCGGTCCTCGTCCTTACATCTGTCATCTTCAACAAGCACCAGAGGGAGAAG GTGGTGACTATCGGTGTCATCCTGTGCCAGTCCATCTCCATGGTGATCCTCTACCAGCTCTTCCTGTCTCGCTCGCTCTACTGGGaggtctcctctctctcctctgtgtctctgccacTTACCATGTCCAGGACAAACCAGAGGGGGCGCTactga
- the LOC109640102 gene encoding dTDP-D-glucose 4,6-dehydratase isoform X2 translates to MDFNTVLVTGGSGFIGSHLVCSLVDRHPDWRIINLDNLDYCCSPKSLESIEDRTNYTFIRGDVCNSRLVNHIFNTENIDVVFHLAAKTHVESSFESPSAFQRVNVDGTRVLLAAAHQARHRPQRFIYVSTDEVYGAGLDEVFDESSAVRPSNPYSATKAAAELLVRSYWDKYKFPIIITRSNNIYGPRQFTEKVIPRFLTLLRMNKKCTIQGTLPKSRHFLFIDDAVSAFLLVLEKGIVGEIYNMGTGCEILIMQLARQLITMVKNVPDSEANDWLEFVPDRPRVDLRYPITCEKLQQLGWRAEVSWAEGIRQTVLSSSKMVPGPP, encoded by the exons ATGGACTTTAACACTGTTCTGGTGACTGGAGGCTCCGGATTCAT CGGCTCCCATCTTGTGTGTTCACTGGTCGACAGACACCCTGACTGGAGAATTATTAACCTGGATAAT TTGGATTACTGCTGCAGCCCCAAGAGTCTGGAGAGCATTGAAGACAGAACAAACTACACCTTTATCAGA GGAGATGTGTGTAACTCGCGGTTGGTCAACCACATTTTCAACACAGAGAACATCGATGTTGTTTTCCACCTGGCGGCCAAAACACATGTCG AGTCGTCATTTGAATCTCCCTCGGCTTTCCAGCGGGTGAACGTCGACGGCACCAGAGTTTTACTGGCAGCTGCACATCAGGCCAGACACCGGCCTCAGCGCTTCATCTACGTCAGCACTGATGAGGTGTACGGAGCTGGGCTGGACGAG GTGTTTGATGAGAGCAGCGCGGTGAGGCCGTCCAACCCGTATTCTGCCACGAAAGCAGCCGCAGAGCTCCTGGTCAGATCCTACTGGGATAAATACAAG TTTCCAATCATCATCACCAGGAGCAACAACATCTACGGGCCCCGGCAGTTCACTGAGAAG GTCATTCCGAGGTTTCTCACCCTGTTGCGAATGAACAAAAAATG CACCATCCAGGGAACGCTCCCTAAGTCCCGCCATTTCCTGTTTATCGACGACGCTGTCAGTGCCTTCCTGCTGGTCCTGGAGAAAGGGATTGTGGGCGAAATCTACAACATGGGGACAGGCTGCGAGATTCTCATCATGCAACTGGCCAGGCAGCTTATCACGATG gtGAAGAATGTTCCGGACTCAGAGGCGAATGATTGGCTCGAGTTTGTGCCTGACAG GCCACGTGTCGACCTGCGCTACCCAATCACGTGtgagaaactgcagcagctgggCTGGAGGGCCGAGGTGTCCTGGGCTGAGGGCATCAGACAaactg TGTTGTCTTCTAGTAAAATGGTACCAGGACCACCATGA
- the slc19a1 gene encoding reduced folate transporter produces the protein MVAEDAAESGGRSDTETEMDLKVLASETADELPDRDVEMVVSASEAPAPSDAPTVETQDPRTWKWAVIFLCFYGFMSSIRPGEAFITPYLLSPEKNFTGKQVTNEIIPVLTYSYMAVLVPAFLLTDLLRYKPVLVIQGISQVVIWLILLLCTSLLEMQLMEFFYGITMACRVAYSSYIFSLVSPILYQRVAGYSRSAVLLGVFTSSVLGQLCLSLGNITFYTLSAISLGFVSFSLLLSMCLPWPKRSLFFNQLRNKEQKELAASGATKSELDKIKPKESESSSAVPPCSGSRWKDSFLLQMLLEVRNLVKKPNLRLWSLWWVFNSTGYYLVLFNVHVLWNTVYTATENKNVYNGGVEAASTLLSAVTSFVAGYVKIRWNVWSELVIGVITAVQAGLMLLMCTTGNIWVCYTAYVLFRGFYQFLVPIATYQIASSLTKELCALVFGINTFLGTILKSIISFIFADKRGLAMDVRTQFLVFTVYFVLLTIIYFVCAAVVIIRHYRNQPGAGGVANDHASATELSPVGVSSEAEPLSNGNSAKA, from the exons ATGGTTGCAGAGGACGCAGCAGAGAGTGGGGGCAgatcagacacagagacagagatggaccTGAAAGTGCTCGCATCTGAGACTGCTGATGAACTCCCAGACAGGGATGTGGAGATGGTCGTCTCTGCTTCCGAGGCCCCGGCTCCCTCTGATGCGCCCACAGTGGAAACCCAGGACCCCAGAACGTGGAAGTGGGCCGTGATATTTTTGTGCTTCTATGGTTTTATGTCCTCAATAAGGCCAGGGGAGGCTTTCATCACACCATATCTGCTCAGCCCCGAAAAGAACTTCACCGGGAAACAG GTGACCAATGAGATCATTCCTGTGCTGACATACTCCTACATGGCAGTGCTGGTGCCGGCCTTCCTCCTGACGGATCTTCTGCGCTACAAGCCTGTCCTCGTCATCCAGGGCATCAGTCAGGTGGTCATTTGGCTCATTCTACTCCTTTGCACCTCTCTCCTCGAGATGCAGCTCATGGAGTTCTTCTACGGCATCACTATGGCGTGCCGCGTGGCATACTCCTCGTACATCTTCTCCCTGGTCAGCCCCATCCTCTACCAGCGAGTGGCCGGATACTCGCGCTCCGCTGTCCTCTTAGGGGTGTTTACTAGCTCGGTGCTCGGCCAGCTCTGCTTGTCTTTGGGCAACATCACCTTCTACACCCTCAGCGCCATATCACTGGGTTTCGTCAGCTTTAGCCTGCTCCTGTCGATGTGCCTGCCGTGGCCGAAACGCTCCTTGTTTTTTAACCAACTGCGGAATAAGGAGCAAAAGGAACTGGCTGCGTCGGGAGCCACCAAATCTGAACTGGACAAAATAAAGCCAAAAGAGAGTGAGTCATCCTCTGCCGTGCCTCCGTGCTCTGGGTCGCGCTGGAAGGATTCCTTCTTGCTGCAGATGCTTTTGGAGGTGAGAAACTTGGTGAAGAAGCCGAACCTGAGGCTGTGGTCCCTGTGGTGGGTGTTCAACTCCACAGGGTACTACCTGGTGTTGTTCAACGTCCACGTCCTGTGGAACACAGTCTACACCGCCACTGAGAACAAGAACGTTTACAACGGCGGAGTGGAGGCAGCTTCGACATTACTGA GTGCAGTGACGTCCTTCGTGGCAGGATATGTGAAAATCCGATGGAACGTGTGGTCGGAGCTGGTCATCGGTGTCATCACAGCAGTGCAGGCGGGTCTGATGCTCCTCATGTGCACCACAGGCAACATCTGGGTGTGTTACACTGCGTACGTCCTCTTCAGGGGCTTCTATCAGTTCCTGGTGCCTATTGCAAC CTACCAGATAGCCTCGTCTCTCACCAAGGAGCTGTGTGCGCTGGTGTTTGGCATCAACACCTTCCTGGGGACCATACTGAAGAGCATCATCAGCTTCATATTTGCTGACAAGAGGGGCCTGGCAATGGATGTGCGCACTCAG TTCCTGGTGTTCACGGTTTACTTCGTACTTCTCACCATCATCTACTTTGTCTGCGCTGCTGTGGTCATCATCCGTCACTATAGAAACCAGCCCGGAGCAGGAGGCGTGGCCAACGATCACGCCTCAGCCACAGAGCTCAGTCCCGTGGGAGTAAGTTCAGAGGCAGAACCTTTGTCTAACGGCAACAGTGCCAAAGCATAA
- the LOC109640102 gene encoding dTDP-D-glucose 4,6-dehydratase isoform X1, which produces MDFNTVLVTGGSGFIGSHLVCSLVDRHPDWRIINLDNLDYCCSPKSLESIEDRTNYTFIRGDVCNSRLVNHIFNTENIDVVFHLAAKTHVESSFESPSAFQRVNVDGTRVLLAAAHQARHRPQRFIYVSTDEVYGAGLDEVFDESSAVRPSNPYSATKAAAELLVRSYWDKYKFPIIITRSNNIYGPRQFTEKVIPRFLTLLRMNKKCTIQGTLPKSRHFLFIDDAVSAFLLVLEKGIVGEIYNMGTGCEILIMQLARQLITMVKNVPDSEANDWLEFVPDRPRVDLRYPITCEKLQQLGWRAEVSWAEGIRQTVKWYQDHHDFWSDAGEGPGQI; this is translated from the exons ATGGACTTTAACACTGTTCTGGTGACTGGAGGCTCCGGATTCAT CGGCTCCCATCTTGTGTGTTCACTGGTCGACAGACACCCTGACTGGAGAATTATTAACCTGGATAAT TTGGATTACTGCTGCAGCCCCAAGAGTCTGGAGAGCATTGAAGACAGAACAAACTACACCTTTATCAGA GGAGATGTGTGTAACTCGCGGTTGGTCAACCACATTTTCAACACAGAGAACATCGATGTTGTTTTCCACCTGGCGGCCAAAACACATGTCG AGTCGTCATTTGAATCTCCCTCGGCTTTCCAGCGGGTGAACGTCGACGGCACCAGAGTTTTACTGGCAGCTGCACATCAGGCCAGACACCGGCCTCAGCGCTTCATCTACGTCAGCACTGATGAGGTGTACGGAGCTGGGCTGGACGAG GTGTTTGATGAGAGCAGCGCGGTGAGGCCGTCCAACCCGTATTCTGCCACGAAAGCAGCCGCAGAGCTCCTGGTCAGATCCTACTGGGATAAATACAAG TTTCCAATCATCATCACCAGGAGCAACAACATCTACGGGCCCCGGCAGTTCACTGAGAAG GTCATTCCGAGGTTTCTCACCCTGTTGCGAATGAACAAAAAATG CACCATCCAGGGAACGCTCCCTAAGTCCCGCCATTTCCTGTTTATCGACGACGCTGTCAGTGCCTTCCTGCTGGTCCTGGAGAAAGGGATTGTGGGCGAAATCTACAACATGGGGACAGGCTGCGAGATTCTCATCATGCAACTGGCCAGGCAGCTTATCACGATG gtGAAGAATGTTCCGGACTCAGAGGCGAATGATTGGCTCGAGTTTGTGCCTGACAG GCCACGTGTCGACCTGCGCTACCCAATCACGTGtgagaaactgcagcagctgggCTGGAGGGCCGAGGTGTCCTGGGCTGAGGGCATCAGACAaactg TAAAATGGTACCAGGACCACCATGACTTCTGGTCAGACGCTGGCGAGGGCCCAGGACAAATCTGA
- the LOC109640079 gene encoding small integral membrane protein 11-like gives MINWNVLNNVPVLLYILALKTLLLCLGFAGVKIYQNKKVEAAMKREQAEKSKLAQRTQELLDNLKED, from the exons ATGATCAACTGGAAC GTTTTGAACAATGTCCCCGTCCTTCTCTACATCCTTGCCctgaaaacactgctgctgtgtttgggGTTCGCTGGGGTGAAGATCTACCAAAACAAGAAAGTCGAGGCGGCCATGAAAAGGGAACAGGCGGAGAAAAGTAAGCTGGCCCAACGGACGCAGGAGCTCTTAGACAACTTGAAGGAAGactga
- the cyp4f3 gene encoding cytochrome P450 4F3: protein MSVLHGVLSLVPSWADLCQILCVAGTGLVAVAAVWTVRLLVHHAWFTRRLSGFSRPHADSWLIGHLGQMQSTEEGLLQVDDLVQRYKHSCSWFLGPFYHLVRVFHPDYVKPLLMAPGNITVKDELIYGHLRPWLGQSLLISNGEEWFRRRRLLTPAFHFDILKSYISTFNTSTNTMHGKWRHLVAEGSTNVEMFDHVTLMTLDSLLKCAFSYNSNCQESSSEYVSAIVELSDLIIERRQKILHHWDWIYWKTQQGKRFKQALSVVHRFTSDVVQKRRALISQQGESETDFTTASQSKKDFVDLILLSKDEDGKGLTDEEIQAEANTFMFAGHDTTASAICWTLYNLARHAHYQDQCRQEVMEVMRGRDGRGLKWEDLSNLSFTTMCIRESLRLHSPVQAVTRKYTQDMQLPGGRTVPEGAICLVSIYGTHHNPTVWTNPHEFNPLRFDPSNAKGRASHAFLPFSSGPRNCIGQKFALAELRVVVALTLLRFRLTPGVNPELGSSSGGVRRLPQLVLRAEGGLWLQLEPLAAEEGAQTE, encoded by the exons ATGTCTGTCCTCCATGGCGTCCTCTCCCTGGTCCCCAGCTGGGCCGACCTCTGTCAGATCCTGTGTGTGGCCGGTACAGGGCTGGTTGCCGTGGCGGCAGTGTGGACGGTGAGGTTGTTGGTGCATCACGCCTGGTTCACACGCAGACTGTCAGGCTTCAGCAGGCCGCATGCAGACTCTTGGCTGATAGGTCACCTGGGCCAG ATGCAGAGCACGGAGGAGGGTCTCCTCCAGGTGGACGACCTGGTGCAGAGGTACAAACACTCCTGCAGCTGGTTCCTCGGTCCTTTTTATCACCTGGTCCGAGTCTTCCACCCGGACTACGTCAAACCTCTGCTCATGGCGCCCG gCAACATTACAGTGAAAGACGAACTTATCTACGGTCACCTGCGTCCATGGCTTG GACAGAGTCTGTTGATAAGTAACGGGGAGGAGTGGTTTCGCAGGAGGCGGCTGCTCACTCCTGCTTTTCATTTCGATATCCTGAAGAGCTACATCAGCACGTTCAACACCTCGACCAACACCATGCAT GGTAAATGGCGCCACCTGGTGGCAGAGGGCAGCACCAACGTGGAGATGTTCGACCATGTCACTCTGATGACTCTGGACAGTTTACTCAAATGTGCCTTTAGCTACAACAGCAACTGTCAGGA GTCGAGCAGCGAGTACGTGTCAGCCATAGTGGAGCTCAGTGACCTCATCATAGAGCGCCGCCAAAAGATTTTGCACCACTGGGACTGGATTTACTGGAAAACCCAGCAGGGGAAACGGTTCAAACAGGCCTTGAGTGTTGTGCACAG GTTCACAAGTGACGTGGTTCAGAAGCGCCGTGCCCTCATCAGCCAGCAGGGGGAGTCAGAAACTGATTTCACCACGGCGTCACAGAGCAAGAAGGACTTTGTGGACCTCATACTGCTGTCAAAG GATGAGGATGGAAAAGGCCTCACAGATGAGGAGATACAGGCGGAGGCCAACACCTTCATGTTTGCAG GTCACGACACAACAGCCAGTGCAATTTGCTGGACGCTGTACAACTTAGCGCGCCACGCCCACTACCAGGACCAGTgcaggcaggaagtgatggaaGTGATGCGAGGACGAGATGGACGTGGACTAAAGTG GGAAGATCTGTCCAACCTCAGCTTCACCACCATGTGCATCAGAGAAAGCCTTCGACTCCACTCTCCGGTTCAGGCCGTAACGAGGAAATACACCCAGGACATGCAGCTGCCGGGGGGACGCACAGTTCCAGAGG GTGCCATTTGCTTGGTCAGTATCTATGGAACACACCACAACCCCACAGTCTGGACAAACCCACAT GAGTTTAATCCTCTGCGTTTTGACCCGTCTAACGCAAAAGGTCGAGCGTCCCACGCcttcctccccttctcctcAGGCCCCAG GAACTGCATCGGTCAGAAGTTCGCCCTTGCAGAGCTGCGAGTCGTCGTGGCGCTGACTCTCCTCAGGTTCCGCCTGACCCCGGGGGTGAACCCTGAGCTTGGCAGCAGCTCCGGAGGCGTCCGCCGCCTCCCTCAGCTCGTCCTGCGCGCCGAGGGAGGCCTGTGGCTGCAGCTGGAGCCTCTGGCTGCAGAGGAGGGGGCACAGACTGAATGA